Proteins from a genomic interval of Kitasatospora herbaricolor:
- a CDS encoding NADPH-dependent F420 reductase has product MTTIAVLGNGRVGGNLATALTRAGHEVTVADRTPGAAADAARTARIVINATPGAGSLERLAALREELRGKILVDVSNATVDGPDGLPADLIYPGSSLAEQLQEALPDTRVVKTLNTMLFPVMTAPAMLTRAPDAFLSGEDPQAKQAVRDLLADLGWREEWITDLGGIRTARATEAAILFVPHVIRSGGFAPFAISVAR; this is encoded by the coding sequence ATGACCACCATCGCAGTTCTCGGAAACGGCCGCGTCGGCGGCAACCTGGCCACGGCCCTGACCCGGGCAGGGCACGAAGTGACGGTGGCGGACCGCACGCCGGGTGCCGCCGCCGACGCCGCCCGGACCGCCCGAATCGTCATCAACGCCACCCCGGGCGCCGGCTCGCTGGAGCGGCTCGCGGCCCTGCGCGAGGAACTGCGCGGGAAGATCCTCGTCGACGTCTCCAACGCCACCGTCGACGGACCGGACGGACTGCCCGCCGACCTGATCTACCCCGGCTCCAGCCTCGCCGAGCAACTCCAGGAGGCGCTCCCCGACACGCGCGTCGTCAAGACCCTCAACACCATGCTCTTCCCGGTGATGACCGCGCCGGCCATGCTCACCCGGGCACCCGACGCGTTCCTCTCCGGCGAGGACCCGCAGGCCAAGCAGGCCGTCCGCGACCTGCTCGCCGACCTCGGCTGGCGCGAGGAGTGGATCACCGATCTCGGCGGGATCCGGACCGCCCGCGCGACGGAGGCCGCGATACTGTTCGTGCCGCATGTGATCCGGTCCGGCGGATTCGCGCCCTTCGCGATCTCGGTCGCCCGCTGA
- a CDS encoding inositol monophosphatase family protein: MSEALQATDVAAVDADLLDRTVIAVRAAGTALRERFGEVVDYRTREELMRALAANDDAALDILRPGLTRLRPQAGWVEEELDGGALPPGEWWVVDPAEGNVNHLHALPEWAVTATLVRDNRPVLTVVHLPLTGETYTALAGAGAHLDGRPLQVSRTADLGLSIVATSQARPDEDEEVVRRVGSSITAMLFDALVVRTAVPATLHLVNVAAGRTDAFWQFAGARADLLPGALLVTEAGGRISDAEGRPWTPQSGSFLAAAPGVHAEAVATLSR, from the coding sequence ATGTCCGAAGCCCTTCAGGCCACTGATGTCGCCGCCGTTGACGCCGACCTGCTCGACCGGACCGTGATCGCCGTGCGCGCGGCCGGCACGGCGCTGCGCGAGCGCTTCGGCGAGGTGGTGGACTACCGGACCCGCGAGGAGCTGATGCGTGCGCTCGCCGCCAACGACGACGCGGCCCTCGACATCCTGCGCCCCGGCCTCACCCGCCTGCGCCCGCAGGCCGGCTGGGTGGAGGAGGAGCTGGACGGCGGGGCGCTGCCGCCCGGCGAGTGGTGGGTGGTGGATCCGGCCGAAGGCAACGTCAACCACCTGCACGCCCTGCCGGAGTGGGCGGTGACCGCCACCCTGGTGCGCGACAACCGGCCGGTGCTGACCGTGGTCCACCTGCCGTTGACCGGAGAGACCTACACCGCGCTCGCCGGCGCGGGCGCCCACCTCGACGGCCGGCCGCTGCAGGTCTCCCGGACGGCGGACCTCGGCCTGAGCATCGTGGCCACGAGCCAGGCCCGGCCGGACGAGGACGAGGAGGTCGTGCGGCGGGTCGGCTCCTCGATCACCGCCATGCTCTTCGACGCGCTCGTCGTGCGCACCGCCGTGCCCGCGACCCTGCACCTGGTGAACGTGGCCGCCGGACGGACTGACGCCTTCTGGCAGTTCGCCGGCGCCCGCGCCGACCTGCTGCCCGGGGCGCTGCTCGTCACCGAGGCCGGCGGACGGATCTCCGACGCCGAGGGCCGCCCCTGGACCCCGCAGAGCGGGAGCTTCCTGGCGGCCGCGCCGGGCGTCCACGCCGAGGCCGTCGCCACGCTCTCACGCTGA
- a CDS encoding helix-turn-helix transcriptional regulator: protein MLEVLGLTAAATGVYRAMLDHPGYDVDDIATHCGLTPAQVHDHLDELSRLTLIRVSAERPGRMRAVSPEIGLAGILASQEADLAARQAQLASSRAAVTRMVAERAEQRTTHGERLLGMDAIHSRLERMGHSATTEILSSQPGNQRPEDLVASRPADTEALGRGITMRTLYQDATRNQPHVANYAHWLLSQGSEVRTVPAIPQRLVLVDRTQALVPIDPADNRKGALYVTEPGILAALLDLFEQAWNTAVPLGAARPEDPRTSLTPTERDLLRLLSSGLTDDAAGQRLGISSRTVGRHMSSIMERLGASSRFEAGIKAAHKGWL, encoded by the coding sequence ATGCTAGAGGTACTGGGACTGACCGCTGCGGCCACGGGGGTGTACCGGGCGATGCTCGACCACCCCGGCTACGACGTGGACGACATCGCCACCCACTGCGGTCTGACACCTGCCCAAGTACACGACCACCTCGACGAGTTGTCCCGACTCACACTCATCCGCGTCTCCGCCGAACGGCCCGGCCGGATGCGCGCCGTCAGTCCCGAGATCGGCCTGGCCGGCATCCTCGCGAGCCAGGAGGCCGACCTCGCGGCCCGCCAGGCCCAGCTGGCATCGTCCCGGGCCGCCGTCACCCGCATGGTCGCCGAGCGCGCCGAGCAGCGGACGACCCACGGCGAGCGCCTCCTCGGCATGGACGCCATCCACAGCCGCCTCGAACGGATGGGCCACTCCGCCACCACCGAGATCCTCAGCAGCCAGCCGGGCAACCAGCGCCCCGAGGACCTCGTCGCCAGCCGTCCGGCCGACACCGAGGCGCTCGGGCGCGGCATCACCATGCGCACCCTCTACCAGGACGCCACCCGCAACCAGCCCCACGTCGCCAACTACGCCCATTGGCTGCTCAGTCAGGGCAGCGAGGTCCGCACCGTCCCGGCGATACCCCAGCGACTGGTGCTCGTCGACCGCACCCAGGCCCTCGTCCCCATCGACCCCGCCGACAACCGCAAGGGCGCCTTGTACGTCACCGAACCCGGCATCCTCGCCGCCCTGCTCGACCTCTTCGAGCAGGCCTGGAACACGGCCGTCCCGCTCGGCGCCGCCCGCCCGGAAGACCCGCGGACCAGCCTCACACCCACCGAGCGCGATCTCCTGCGCCTGCTCAGCTCCGGCCTCACCGACGACGCCGCGGGCCAGCGCCTCGGCATCTCCTCGCGCACGGTCGGGCGCCACATGTCCTCGATCATGGAACGCCTGGGCGCCAGCAGCCGCTTCGAAGCGGGCATCAAGGCCGCCCACAAGGGCTGGCTCTGA
- a CDS encoding LysR family transcriptional regulator, which produces MQLDLNLLAALDALLEEGSVAGAAARLHVTAPAMSRSLGRIRRTTGDQILVRTGRTMTPTPYAIAVRQQVHELLHEVQGVLAPSRELDLATLERTFTLRWHDSLVALSGPALLAAVRGQAPGVRLRFVAESNVDTPDLRRGEVDLEANANRPSAPDIRTENLGGTRVVVVVRQGHPLTRVRTVTAEQYAAAEHVTVSRRGNLSNALDEALAALGLTRRVVATAPTEAAALEFARGSDLLISVPEATTRSAAADLGLAVLRLPLDLPSAPVYLSWHQRYDTDQAHAWLRGLARTALAVGGAA; this is translated from the coding sequence ATGCAATTGGATTTGAACCTGCTCGCCGCGCTCGACGCGCTGCTGGAAGAGGGAAGCGTGGCCGGGGCGGCCGCGCGACTGCACGTCACCGCCCCCGCGATGAGCCGCAGTCTCGGCCGGATCAGGCGCACGACCGGGGATCAGATCCTGGTGCGCACCGGCCGCACGATGACCCCGACGCCGTACGCGATCGCCGTCCGGCAGCAGGTGCACGAGCTGCTGCACGAGGTCCAGGGAGTGCTGGCGCCGAGCCGTGAACTCGATCTGGCGACGCTGGAGCGCACCTTCACCCTCCGCTGGCACGACTCCCTGGTCGCCCTGAGCGGTCCCGCCCTGCTCGCGGCCGTGCGCGGACAGGCGCCGGGCGTGCGGCTGCGCTTCGTCGCGGAATCGAACGTGGACACCCCCGACCTGCGACGCGGCGAGGTCGACCTGGAGGCGAACGCCAACCGCCCGAGCGCACCGGACATCCGTACCGAGAACCTGGGCGGGACCCGCGTCGTCGTGGTCGTGCGGCAGGGGCACCCCCTCACCCGCGTCCGGACCGTCACCGCCGAGCAGTACGCCGCCGCCGAGCACGTCACCGTCTCGCGACGCGGAAACCTGAGCAACGCCCTCGACGAAGCCCTCGCAGCGCTCGGCCTCACCCGCCGTGTGGTGGCGACCGCGCCGACGGAGGCGGCCGCGCTCGAGTTCGCGCGCGGCTCCGATCTCCTGATCAGCGTCCCCGAGGCCACCACCAGGTCCGCGGCCGCCGACCTGGGCCTGGCCGTACTCCGGCTCCCGCTCGACCTGCCATCGGCGCCGGTGTACCTGTCGTGGCATCAGCGCTACGACACCGACCAGGCCCACGCCTGGCTGCGCGGGCTGGCACGGACCGCGCTGGCCGTGGGCGGAGCGGCGTAG